From the genome of Bradyrhizobium elkanii USDA 76, one region includes:
- the sfnG gene encoding dimethylsulfone monooxygenase SfnG has product MTANHDQIKFAYWVPNVSGGLVISKLEQRTGWDIDYNRRLAQIAEQAGFDYALSQIRFTAGYGAEFQHEPVAFSHALLAATTKLKVIAALLPGPWNPAVAAKQIATISQLTEGRVAVNIVSGWFRGEFTAIGEPWLDHDERYRRSEEFIRSLRGIWTQDSFTFRGDFYRFSDYTLKPKPAQPLPEIFQGGSSRAARDMAARVSDWYFTNGNSVDEIKKQVDDIRAKARANNHSVRIGVNAFAIARDSEVEARSVLNEIIAKADPEAVNAFGHEVKNAGKASPEGQGNWAKSSFEDLVQYNDGFKTNLIGTPEQIAERIIALKKIGVDLVLLGFLHFQEEVEYFGRRVIPLVRALEADAARHVQAAE; this is encoded by the coding sequence ATGACCGCGAACCATGATCAGATCAAATTCGCCTATTGGGTGCCGAACGTTTCCGGCGGCCTCGTGATCAGCAAGCTCGAGCAGCGAACCGGCTGGGATATCGATTACAATCGCCGACTGGCGCAGATCGCGGAACAGGCGGGGTTCGACTATGCCCTGAGCCAGATCCGCTTCACGGCCGGCTATGGCGCCGAGTTCCAGCACGAGCCGGTCGCCTTCAGCCACGCGCTGCTCGCGGCGACCACGAAGCTGAAGGTGATCGCGGCGCTGCTGCCCGGGCCTTGGAATCCGGCGGTTGCCGCCAAGCAGATTGCCACCATCAGCCAGCTCACCGAGGGCCGCGTTGCGGTTAATATCGTCTCTGGATGGTTCCGTGGCGAGTTCACCGCGATCGGCGAACCTTGGCTCGATCACGACGAACGCTACCGGCGCTCGGAAGAGTTCATCCGGTCGCTGCGCGGGATCTGGACCCAGGACAGCTTCACCTTCCGCGGCGATTTCTATCGCTTCAGCGACTACACGCTGAAGCCGAAGCCGGCCCAGCCGCTGCCCGAGATCTTCCAGGGCGGCAGCTCACGCGCGGCGCGCGACATGGCCGCGCGGGTGTCGGACTGGTACTTCACTAACGGCAATTCGGTCGATGAGATCAAGAAGCAGGTCGATGACATCAGGGCCAAGGCAAGGGCCAACAACCATTCGGTCAGGATCGGCGTCAATGCGTTCGCGATCGCGCGCGACAGCGAGGTTGAGGCGCGCAGCGTCCTCAACGAGATCATCGCCAAGGCCGATCCGGAGGCCGTCAACGCCTTCGGTCACGAGGTTAAGAACGCCGGCAAAGCCTCACCGGAAGGTCAGGGCAATTGGGCCAAATCGAGCTTCGAGGATCTCGTCCAGTATAATGACGGCTTCAAGACCAACCTGATAGGCACGCCCGAGCAGATCGCCGAGCGCATCATCGCGCTCAAGAAGATCGGGGTCGACCTGGTGCTGCTCGGCTTCCTCCATTTCCAGGAAGAGGTCGAGTATTTCGGCCGCCGCGTCATTCCGCTGGTGCGTGCACTGGAAGCGGACGCGGCGCGGCACGTCCAGGCCGCCGAGTGA
- a CDS encoding ABC transporter ATP-binding protein → MIAASAGVLPLDGALVEPALSAPLSARADVADRALVKRGSGEIQPVLALADISLSFGGVAALRDIDLEVAQGEIRAVIGPNGAGKSSLLNVISGLYRPDRGRVWLGEHSFGHVPTARLAQHGVARTFQNLAVFKGLSVRDNVLMGVAHRVRAGFLRQIAGSPLARRIEAENRAAAEDVIGFLHLREVCDRAAGTLPYGLQKCVELARAPVARPSLLLLDEPFAGVTLGEKHELAAHVRNARDSYGATIVLIEHDIGVVMGLSDRVAVLDYGRKIADGTPDQVRSDQAVVDAYLGVAHADETELAL, encoded by the coding sequence ATGATCGCAGCAAGCGCGGGTGTGCTTCCATTGGATGGCGCCCTTGTCGAGCCGGCTCTCTCTGCGCCCTTGTCCGCGCGCGCGGACGTCGCGGACCGTGCGCTCGTGAAACGAGGCAGTGGCGAGATCCAGCCGGTGCTCGCGCTTGCTGACATCTCGCTCTCGTTCGGCGGCGTCGCCGCACTGCGCGACATCGATCTCGAGGTCGCACAAGGCGAGATCCGCGCGGTGATCGGCCCCAACGGTGCCGGCAAGAGCTCGCTGCTCAATGTCATCAGCGGGCTCTACCGGCCGGACCGGGGCCGGGTCTGGCTCGGCGAGCATTCCTTCGGCCATGTACCTACGGCGCGGCTGGCGCAGCATGGTGTGGCGCGGACGTTCCAGAATCTCGCTGTGTTCAAGGGCCTCTCGGTGCGCGACAACGTCCTGATGGGAGTGGCGCACCGGGTCCGCGCCGGCTTTCTGCGCCAGATCGCCGGCTCGCCTCTGGCACGGCGGATCGAAGCGGAGAACCGCGCCGCCGCAGAAGACGTCATCGGCTTCCTGCACCTTCGCGAGGTGTGCGACCGCGCCGCCGGAACCTTGCCCTATGGTTTGCAGAAGTGCGTCGAGTTGGCGCGTGCGCCGGTGGCGCGGCCGTCGCTTTTGCTGCTCGACGAGCCCTTTGCGGGCGTCACGCTCGGCGAGAAGCACGAATTGGCCGCGCATGTCCGCAACGCCCGCGACAGCTATGGCGCCACCATCGTCCTAATCGAGCATGACATCGGTGTGGTGATGGGGCTGTCCGATCGCGTCGCGGTGCTCGACTATGGCCGCAAAATCGCCGACGGCACGCCGGACCAGGTGCGGTCCGACCAGGCGGTGGTCGATGCCTATCTCGGCGTCGCGCATGCGGACGAAACGGAGCTCGCACTTTGA
- a CDS encoding branched-chain amino acid ABC transporter permease, whose product MFDYQFLIEVLVGGLLSGVMYSLVAIGFVVIYKTSGVLNFAQGAMLLFAALTFVSLVERGVALPLALLATLAIMVALGVAVERTVLRPLVNQPPITLFMATLGLSYVIEGAAQLLWGTQVHGLDIGISDVPLDIVGVFISRFDLFAAAVAGSLVALFALFFRTTRTGLSFRAVADDPFAALAVGLRLPRVWAIVWTVAGIVALVAGLLWGARLGVQFSLSLVVLKALPVLVLGGFDSIAGAIVGGLLIGAIEKLAEVYVGPLVGGGIEAWAGYVVALVFLLVRPSGLFGQKLVERV is encoded by the coding sequence ATGTTTGACTATCAATTCCTCATCGAAGTGCTGGTGGGCGGCCTGCTGTCGGGCGTGATGTATTCGCTGGTCGCGATCGGCTTCGTGGTGATTTACAAGACTTCGGGGGTGCTCAACTTCGCGCAGGGCGCGATGCTGCTGTTCGCGGCGCTGACCTTCGTCAGTCTGGTCGAGCGCGGCGTCGCGCTTCCGCTTGCGCTGCTGGCGACACTCGCGATCATGGTCGCGCTCGGTGTCGCGGTCGAGCGCACGGTGTTGCGGCCGCTGGTCAACCAGCCGCCGATCACCTTGTTCATGGCGACGCTGGGGCTGTCCTATGTGATCGAAGGCGCGGCGCAGCTGTTGTGGGGCACCCAAGTCCACGGCCTCGACATCGGCATCAGCGACGTGCCGCTCGATATCGTCGGCGTCTTCATCAGCCGGTTCGATCTGTTCGCGGCGGCGGTGGCGGGCAGCCTGGTTGCGCTGTTCGCGCTGTTCTTCCGCACCACGCGGACAGGGCTGTCGTTCCGCGCCGTCGCCGACGATCCGTTTGCAGCACTTGCGGTCGGCCTTCGCCTGCCGCGGGTGTGGGCCATCGTGTGGACGGTCGCCGGCATCGTTGCGCTGGTCGCCGGATTGCTGTGGGGCGCGCGGCTCGGCGTGCAGTTCTCGCTGTCGCTGGTGGTGCTCAAGGCGCTGCCGGTGCTCGTGCTCGGCGGCTTCGATTCGATCGCCGGCGCCATCGTCGGGGGCCTCCTAATCGGCGCGATCGAGAAGCTCGCCGAGGTCTATGTCGGCCCGTTGGTCGGCGGCGGCATCGAGGCTTGGGCGGGCTATGTCGTCGCGCTGGTATTCCTATTGGTGCGGCCCTCGGGACTGTTCGGGCAGAAGCTGGTCGAGAGGGTCTAG
- a CDS encoding branched-chain amino acid ABC transporter permease yields MDATSNPRQTLPVIDRILIGIGAVITFGVIPLAGSDYLMDAVLTPFLALALAAVGLNVLTGYAGQVSLGSAAFLAVGAYAAYNLHLRLPELPLLLDLVLAGLVAAAIGIVFGLPSLRLRGFYLAVSTLAAQFFVQWALTKFGWFSNDNPSGVIDAPALTIAGYSFTSAAGRYLFSLAVVTVATILTLLLLQSQTGRNFIAVRDHEIAAKVIGVPLLRTKLLAFGVSSFLIGVAGVLWAFAYLRTVEPAGFNLDRSFQILFIIIIGGLASLRGAFLGAAFIVVFPLILSRLGAALLGGVFDSGVLEMSQRIVIGALIIAFLIAEPRGLIALWDRFRAASAAWTGLRKTFPATDTSRS; encoded by the coding sequence ATGGACGCAACCTCGAACCCGCGCCAGACCCTCCCCGTCATCGACCGCATCCTGATCGGCATCGGCGCAGTGATTACGTTCGGCGTGATCCCGCTCGCCGGTTCGGATTATTTGATGGACGCGGTTCTGACGCCGTTCCTCGCGCTGGCGCTCGCCGCGGTCGGGCTCAACGTCCTCACCGGCTATGCCGGGCAGGTGTCGCTCGGCTCGGCCGCGTTCCTCGCGGTCGGCGCCTATGCCGCCTACAATCTGCATCTCCGTTTGCCCGAGTTGCCGCTGCTGCTCGACCTGGTGCTGGCCGGCCTCGTCGCGGCCGCGATCGGCATCGTGTTCGGGCTGCCGAGCCTGCGGCTGCGCGGGTTCTATCTCGCGGTCTCGACGCTCGCGGCGCAGTTCTTCGTACAATGGGCGCTGACCAAGTTCGGCTGGTTCTCCAACGACAATCCGTCCGGCGTGATCGATGCGCCAGCGCTGACCATCGCCGGCTATTCCTTCACCAGCGCGGCGGGCCGCTACCTGTTCTCGCTGGCCGTCGTGACGGTGGCGACGATCCTGACCTTGCTGCTGCTGCAATCGCAGACCGGCCGCAACTTCATCGCGGTCCGCGATCACGAGATCGCGGCAAAGGTGATCGGTGTGCCGCTGCTACGGACCAAGCTGCTGGCGTTCGGCGTATCCTCGTTCCTGATCGGGGTCGCTGGGGTGCTGTGGGCCTTTGCCTACCTGCGCACAGTCGAGCCGGCCGGCTTCAATCTCGATCGCTCGTTCCAGATCCTCTTCATCATCATCATCGGTGGATTGGCATCGCTGCGCGGCGCGTTCCTCGGCGCGGCCTTCATCGTGGTGTTTCCGCTGATCCTGTCGCGGCTCGGCGCGGCTCTGCTCGGTGGCGTGTTCGACTCCGGCGTGCTGGAGATGAGCCAGCGCATCGTGATCGGTGCGCTGATCATCGCCTTTTTGATCGCGGAGCCGCGCGGATTGATCGCGCTGTGGGACCGGTTTCGCGCGGCGTCGGCCGCGTGGACCGGCCTCCGCAAGACGTTTCCTGCAACTGACACATCAAGGAGCTGA
- a CDS encoding ABC transporter substrate-binding protein, which produces MRFRHLKFALGVVGVLAFAGAPAVHADEQFFPLQSYRVGPYAAGGTGFFGGFIDYLNLINIRDGGVNGVKLTWDEGETQYEVERGVEVYERLKNRLGVAAWNPLSVGIAYAMIDRITKDKVPLITVNHGRTDSTDGRVFPYVFPLLLNPYSETSGIVNYIASREGGVDRLKDKKIVVLYHGSPYGKETIPIYKLLADKYHFSVEQIEVPHPGNEQQSQWLSIRRAKPDYVVLRGWGVMNPVALKTAQKVGFPADHIIGNVWSNSEEDVIPAGDAAKGYIAITTQASGAEYPVLQEVIKTVYGAGKGNLDDKKRIGSVYHNLGIVNGILNVEAIRIAQAKFGERTLTGDEVRWGFEHLQLNPARVEALGAKGLFHSINVTWDNHEGDGRVTFQQWDGAKWKVVSDWIAPDWASLRPIIEKSAAAYAQEHGITPRTSGDDPVSQ; this is translated from the coding sequence ATGAGGTTTCGACACTTGAAATTCGCGCTGGGGGTAGTGGGCGTCCTTGCATTTGCTGGAGCACCGGCGGTCCACGCCGACGAGCAGTTCTTTCCGCTGCAAAGCTATCGGGTTGGCCCCTATGCCGCCGGCGGCACCGGCTTCTTCGGCGGCTTCATCGACTATCTGAACCTAATCAATATCCGCGACGGCGGCGTCAACGGCGTAAAACTGACCTGGGACGAGGGCGAGACCCAGTACGAGGTCGAGCGCGGCGTCGAAGTCTATGAGCGGTTGAAGAACCGGCTCGGCGTCGCTGCCTGGAATCCGCTGTCGGTCGGCATCGCCTACGCCATGATCGACCGCATCACCAAGGACAAGGTGCCGCTGATCACCGTCAACCATGGCCGGACCGATTCGACCGACGGTCGCGTCTTTCCCTACGTCTTCCCGCTGCTGCTCAATCCTTACAGCGAGACCTCGGGTATCGTGAACTACATCGCGAGCCGCGAAGGCGGCGTCGACAGGCTCAAGGACAAGAAAATCGTCGTGCTCTATCACGGCTCGCCCTACGGCAAGGAGACGATCCCGATCTACAAGCTCCTCGCGGACAAGTATCATTTCAGCGTCGAGCAGATCGAGGTGCCGCATCCCGGCAACGAGCAGCAGTCGCAGTGGCTCTCGATCCGGCGCGCCAAGCCCGACTATGTGGTGCTGCGCGGCTGGGGCGTGATGAATCCGGTGGCGCTGAAGACCGCGCAGAAGGTCGGCTTCCCGGCCGACCACATCATCGGTAATGTCTGGTCCAATTCCGAGGAAGACGTGATCCCAGCGGGCGACGCAGCCAAAGGCTATATCGCGATCACCACGCAAGCCTCCGGTGCCGAATATCCGGTGCTGCAAGAGGTGATCAAGACCGTCTATGGCGCAGGGAAGGGCAATCTCGACGACAAGAAGCGGATCGGCAGCGTCTACCACAACCTCGGCATCGTGAACGGCATCCTCAACGTCGAGGCGATCAGGATCGCGCAGGCCAAGTTCGGCGAGCGCACGCTGACCGGCGACGAGGTGCGCTGGGGCTTTGAGCATCTGCAACTGAATCCGGCGCGGGTCGAGGCGCTCGGCGCCAAGGGGCTGTTCCATTCGATCAACGTCACTTGGGACAATCACGAGGGCGACGGCCGCGTCACCTTCCAGCAGTGGGATGGCGCGAAGTGGAAGGTGGTGTCGGACTGGATCGCGCCGGACTGGGCGTCCCTGCGGCCGATCATCGAGAAGTCCGCGGCCGCCTATGCCCAGGAGCATGGCATCACGCCCCGCACCTCCGGCGACGATCCGGTCAGCCAGTAA
- a CDS encoding ABC transporter ATP-binding protein gives MSEVLLSVDGLAATYNHAIGAVSDVSLVVRPGEIVAVLGANGAGKSTTLQAVSALLPARRGQITAGCILFEGHDLAGISAAALVRAGIVPVLEGRHCFASLTVEENLFTGAIGRDATRAETADDLDRVYTLFPRLKERRRSLAGLTSGGEQQMTAIGRALMSRPRLLVLDEPSMGLAPLVVEGILRALKQLNAEQGLSILVAEQNSTVALRFADHAVVLENGRSVLAGAAAELRRRGDIKTLYLGGSSQVDPSRQPTQAVA, from the coding sequence ATGAGTGAAGTCCTGCTCTCAGTCGACGGCCTGGCCGCGACCTACAATCACGCCATCGGCGCCGTCAGCGACGTGTCGCTCGTGGTGCGGCCGGGCGAAATTGTCGCCGTGCTCGGCGCCAACGGCGCCGGCAAATCGACCACCTTGCAGGCAGTGTCGGCGCTGCTGCCCGCCCGTCGCGGCCAGATCACTGCGGGCTGCATCCTGTTCGAGGGCCACGATCTTGCCGGCATATCGGCCGCCGCGCTAGTGCGGGCCGGCATCGTGCCGGTGCTCGAAGGGCGGCACTGTTTTGCGTCGCTGACGGTCGAGGAGAACCTCTTCACCGGCGCGATCGGGCGCGATGCGACCCGCGCCGAGACCGCAGATGATCTCGACCGCGTCTACACGCTGTTTCCGCGGCTGAAGGAGCGGCGCCGTTCGCTGGCCGGGCTGACCTCCGGCGGCGAGCAGCAGATGACAGCGATCGGCCGCGCCCTGATGTCGCGGCCGCGGCTGCTGGTGCTCGATGAGCCGTCGATGGGGCTGGCGCCGCTCGTCGTGGAGGGGATTCTTCGCGCGCTCAAACAGCTCAATGCCGAGCAGGGTCTGTCGATCCTGGTCGCGGAGCAGAACTCGACGGTGGCGCTACGCTTCGCCGACCACGCTGTCGTGCTCGAGAACGGCCGCAGCGTGCTCGCGGGTGCCGCCGCCGAGCTGCGGCGGCGCGGCGACATCAAGACGCTCTATCTCGGCGGATCGTCACAAGTCGATCCGAGCCGGCAGCCGACCCAGGCTGTCGCTTGA
- a CDS encoding acyl-CoA dehydrogenase family protein — protein MAQENLARKIDDDVYARLDAAIDATVKVNADRNDKESRFPRENLRALSEAGWTGVLNEVQHGGLGLAHVDFAEAAYRIGQADASTGLVYVMHVGAAQTINLFGSADQKERWLKSNNGGLLGTYSTSERATGGHWWYNLSEASRDGEDYLVNAEKSFTTSSGQADYYVVQTRTPGAKDQADIVFFIVDGKAQGIESRPWDALGVRANHSGPIRYSNVRVPQRDRLGTEGQGKEIIYDGVSPVYLIGLGAVWEGVARGALNAAVAHTTSFVHKDRNKSLSDYQAIRQELGAAKVLVETLRPWRNELAARLDVLWRAGRPQSEILIPLTEFKVHAAEVANKVAATALTVTGGYGYHRGPIERSYRDARAAIAMGPSNVIARDWIGKALVGLPLELFYEGGE, from the coding sequence ATGGCCCAAGAAAATCTCGCCCGAAAGATCGACGACGACGTCTATGCAAGACTCGACGCCGCGATCGACGCCACCGTGAAGGTGAACGCCGATCGCAACGACAAGGAGAGCCGGTTTCCGCGCGAGAATCTGCGCGCGCTGTCGGAGGCCGGATGGACCGGCGTGCTGAACGAGGTGCAGCATGGCGGGCTCGGTCTCGCTCACGTCGACTTCGCCGAAGCCGCGTATCGCATCGGGCAAGCCGATGCCTCGACCGGCCTCGTCTATGTGATGCATGTCGGCGCGGCCCAAACTATCAATCTGTTCGGCAGCGCCGACCAGAAGGAGCGCTGGCTCAAATCCAACAATGGTGGTCTGCTCGGCACCTATTCGACCAGCGAGCGCGCCACCGGCGGGCACTGGTGGTACAATCTCTCGGAAGCCTCGCGCGACGGCGAGGATTATCTCGTCAATGCCGAGAAGTCGTTCACGACCAGCTCGGGTCAGGCCGACTACTATGTGGTACAGACGCGCACGCCCGGCGCAAAGGACCAGGCCGATATCGTGTTCTTCATCGTCGACGGCAAGGCCCAAGGGATCGAATCACGGCCTTGGGATGCGCTCGGCGTGCGGGCCAATCATTCAGGTCCGATCCGCTACAGCAATGTGCGGGTGCCACAGCGCGACCGGCTCGGCACCGAGGGGCAGGGCAAGGAGATCATCTATGACGGCGTGTCGCCGGTTTATCTGATCGGGCTCGGCGCGGTCTGGGAAGGCGTGGCGCGCGGAGCGCTGAACGCGGCGGTGGCGCACACCACGAGCTTCGTGCACAAGGATCGGAATAAGAGCCTATCGGATTACCAGGCGATCCGGCAGGAGCTCGGCGCCGCCAAGGTGCTGGTCGAGACCTTGCGGCCGTGGCGCAACGAGCTCGCAGCGCGACTCGACGTGCTGTGGCGCGCCGGCAGGCCGCAGAGCGAGATCCTGATTCCGCTGACCGAATTCAAGGTGCACGCCGCCGAGGTCGCCAACAAGGTCGCGGCCACCGCGCTGACCGTGACCGGGGGCTATGGCTACCATCGCGGTCCGATCGAGCGCTCCTATCGAGACGCGCGCGCCGCGATCGCGATGGGCCCATCCAATGTGATCGCACGCGACTGGATCGGCAAGGCGCTGGTCGGCTTGCCGTTGGAACTGTTCTACGAGGGCGGAGAGTAA
- a CDS encoding type II toxin-antitoxin system HipA family toxin, with protein sequence MTNELIALLDGREVGRVHNDARGRLTFVYDSDWRQTRDAYPISLSMPLAAEEHGPAAVQAFLWGLLPDNERVLDRWAKKFQVSARNVFALISHVGEDCAGAIQFVTPDRLEKLQSGTDDKVEWLDEAAVAKRLQALREDHAAWRLPRDTGQFSLAGAQPKTALLLQRGQWGIPSGRIPTTHILKPPTGYFDGHAENEHICLNLARNLGLPVAETKVMRFENEVAIVVERYDRQFSGNHVIRVHQEDVCQARGIMPTRKYQSEGGPSATDIIELLRTHSTESVDDIDTFIDALGFNWLIGGTDAHAKNYSLLLANGPTVRLAPLYDIASILPYDDVDLQKMKLAMKIGGEYKLGQIGAREWRKFAREIRFDAEKVIAGLNSLADLLPDSVSGVCATAQAEGLDNAVIQRLAAKLIERTKDCQRLLKGL encoded by the coding sequence ATGACCAACGAACTCATCGCGCTTCTGGACGGCAGGGAAGTCGGCCGCGTGCACAACGACGCTCGTGGCCGTCTCACCTTTGTCTATGACAGCGATTGGCGGCAAACGAGGGACGCATACCCCATTTCGCTCTCCATGCCACTCGCGGCCGAGGAACACGGCCCCGCCGCTGTTCAGGCCTTTCTATGGGGACTGCTCCCGGACAATGAGCGCGTTCTCGATCGTTGGGCGAAGAAGTTTCAGGTCTCGGCCCGCAATGTGTTTGCCCTGATTTCTCATGTCGGCGAAGACTGCGCCGGCGCCATTCAATTCGTCACGCCCGATCGTTTGGAGAAATTGCAAAGCGGTACGGACGACAAGGTTGAGTGGCTTGACGAAGCAGCCGTCGCAAAACGTCTGCAAGCATTGAGAGAAGATCATGCCGCGTGGCGGCTGCCGCGTGATACGGGGCAATTCAGCCTCGCCGGTGCACAGCCGAAAACCGCACTGCTTCTGCAAAGAGGACAATGGGGTATACCGTCCGGACGCATTCCGACAACGCATATCCTGAAGCCGCCGACCGGCTATTTCGACGGCCATGCCGAGAACGAACATATCTGCCTCAATCTCGCGCGTAATCTCGGCTTGCCTGTCGCCGAAACAAAGGTCATGCGGTTTGAGAATGAGGTCGCCATTGTCGTCGAACGCTACGATCGGCAGTTCAGTGGCAATCACGTCATTCGCGTCCATCAAGAGGACGTGTGCCAGGCACGCGGCATCATGCCAACCAGGAAATATCAAAGCGAAGGCGGCCCGTCCGCCACGGATATTATCGAACTCTTACGTACCCATTCCACCGAGAGCGTTGATGATATCGATACGTTCATCGATGCTCTCGGCTTCAATTGGCTCATCGGGGGGACCGATGCGCACGCCAAGAACTACTCATTACTGCTAGCCAACGGCCCAACGGTGCGGCTTGCGCCACTCTACGATATCGCCAGCATCCTTCCCTACGACGATGTTGATCTGCAAAAGATGAAGCTCGCGATGAAGATTGGTGGGGAATACAAGCTTGGTCAAATAGGTGCGCGTGAATGGCGGAAATTCGCCCGCGAAATCCGTTTCGATGCGGAAAAAGTCATTGCGGGACTGAACTCCTTGGCCGATCTGCTTCCGGACAGCGTAAGCGGCGTGTGCGCTACCGCGCAAGCGGAAGGGCTAGATAACGCCGTTATCCAGCGCCTTGCCGCAAAGCTGATCGAGCGAACCAAAGACTGCCAACGCCTTCTGAAAGGCCTCTAA
- a CDS encoding helix-turn-helix domain-containing protein, producing MLIRTSADLGAIIRGTRKRLKLDQSSLAKRIGVSRQWVIEVERGHARAELGLVLRALDALGIRLDAGSEQPHGRGLEKPVVDINAIVSKAKKSRP from the coding sequence ATGCTCATACGCACGTCGGCCGATCTCGGGGCCATCATTCGAGGCACACGCAAACGCCTCAAGCTCGACCAGTCGAGCCTCGCCAAGCGCATTGGCGTCAGCCGTCAGTGGGTTATTGAGGTTGAGCGCGGCCACGCGCGCGCTGAACTCGGCCTAGTGCTCCGCGCTCTTGACGCACTCGGCATCCGTCTAGACGCAGGCAGCGAACAACCCCATGGCCGCGGTTTAGAAAAGCCAGTCGTTGATATCAACGCAATCGTGTCAAAAGCCAAAAAGAGCAGGCCATGA
- a CDS encoding MarR family winged helix-turn-helix transcriptional regulator, with product MKRAKRTPEGDALTDLVLDLFRLDSLLLTAGDRLVAPLGLTSARWQVLGAIVSAERPQPVAWLARDLGGNRQNVQRIINDLHREGLVSFEVNPHHRRAQLVVLTANGQRAFEAAMELQAPWINDLSEGLSVKDIRIVHRVITALRDKLEGGREDKLA from the coding sequence ATGAAAAGAGCCAAGCGAACCCCCGAGGGTGACGCCCTGACCGACCTTGTTCTCGATCTCTTCAGGCTCGACAGCCTACTTCTGACGGCCGGCGACCGTCTGGTCGCGCCGCTTGGCCTAACAAGCGCACGCTGGCAGGTGCTTGGCGCCATTGTGTCCGCCGAACGTCCCCAACCGGTCGCTTGGCTCGCACGCGACCTCGGCGGCAATCGTCAAAACGTGCAGCGGATTATCAATGATCTACACAGGGAGGGCCTCGTATCTTTTGAGGTCAACCCGCATCACCGACGGGCGCAGCTCGTCGTGCTCACTGCGAATGGACAGCGCGCCTTCGAAGCCGCAATGGAATTGCAGGCTCCCTGGATCAACGATCTTTCAGAAGGGCTGTCGGTCAAGGATATAAGGATTGTCCATCGCGTGATCACGGCCTTGCGAGATAAGCTTGAGGGCGGCCGTGAGGACAAGTTGGCCTGA
- a CDS encoding antibiotic biosynthesis monooxygenase family protein, whose protein sequence is MEPLMSLLRALDPSFPIDRQIAIEANSVVLVNPFTLDKADEAAFLKTWQDDAAFMKRQPGFISTQLHRALGDSSTYLNYAVWESTAHFRAAFTHPDFLAKIASYPASAIASPHLFQKVAVRGICVA, encoded by the coding sequence ATGGAGCCACTCATGTCGCTGCTACGCGCACTCGACCCTTCCTTCCCGATCGACCGCCAGATCGCTATTGAGGCAAATTCGGTCGTCCTGGTGAACCCATTCACTCTCGACAAAGCCGATGAGGCGGCTTTTCTCAAAACCTGGCAGGACGACGCAGCGTTCATGAAGCGACAGCCGGGCTTCATTTCCACTCAGCTGCACAGAGCTCTCGGCGACAGCTCGACCTATCTGAACTACGCCGTCTGGGAATCCACCGCACACTTCCGCGCGGCCTTCACCCATCCTGACTTTCTAGCAAAAATAGCCAGCTATCCGGCCTCCGCGATAGCTTCCCCTCATCTGTTCCAGAAAGTTGCCGTGCGCGGCATCTGCGTTGCCTAG